The DNA sequence TCTGAGCATCAACACTGATGCTGGAGGCTATAGCTGTGGTTGGTGTTTTTTTAGTATAAGTTATAGTGTCAGGAGTTTCATCGCTGAGATTGCAGGTAATAGCAAAGTTTGCTTTAGTTTTGATGTTAGAGGCGTTTTCAAATTCGGGATAAATATTTGCCATAATATCTCGTGCTGCTTGCACATTTTGTGTAATATTCATCGTGTTGGCATTAACAGTATTGGTCGTGCTAATTGTTAAGAATGTTCCTGCTAACATCAAGGTTAATAGACCCATACCGACAATCAGTTCAGTTAAACTAAAGCCTTGTTGACCCCAAATGCTTTTACTCATAACAATACCCCTCCAATTGTACTGATCTAATATGATTTGATATGTCAGTCCAGGAAACCGTAACCCTGATGGTGTTTAAGGTGCTAGTTGTGATAGCAGAGTCGGTTACTTCTGTTGCGGTAAGAATTTTCTTGGTAACAGTATAATTAAAGTTAGGTTTGTTGGGACTGGCAACGGTTGTTACTAAAGCGTTATTGGTAGTACTGTTTGGTGTGAACAAAGGCATATCGTTTGAACGATTATCGCTTAACCGAAAATTTTCGATTTCTGTTTTAGCAATCATCAATGCTTCATTATAATGCTCATTATAGCTAGCGGTGGTAGTGGTATAACTGAAAACTTTTATAATACCAACAATCGCAATACTCAGTAACACACTGGCAATTAAGGCGTCCACTAAGAGCCAACCTTTTTGATTAGATATTTTCAAATTTTACTACCTCCAAAGACTGATTGGTCAAAGAATGATATTTAAAATCTTCGACAAACAGGAAAATATTCCTTTAATTTATAATTATAGTCTTATCTTTAAGATAATAATTTATTTTCTTGACGATTAAAACTTTTTTGTTAATATTGATAGTGTATTTGATTTTAATTATTAATTTTATATAAAGGCTAAGGTGATTTTATGCTTAATGTAACAATGTTTGGCACTGTTTTTATGGATATAAAGGGCTTTGCAGAACAAAACTATGATCCGGTGGGGCGGAATTTAGGTCATGTTAAATTTATTCATGGCGGGGTGGGGCGAAATGTCGCTGAAAATCTAGGGATTTTAGGGGTGCCGACAACTTTTGTCAGTACGGTTGATGATAATGCCAATGGGCAGGAAATTGAAAACAGGCTACTGGAAAATGAGGTCAAGACGGATTATTTAAAAAAAGTACCGGCTGATGGTATGGGAATGTGGATGGCGTTATTAGCTAAACATGGTGAGCTGGTCGGTTCTATTTCTAAAATGCCTAATTTACAATTTTTTGCCGATATTGTTAATAATCAAGGTGAAGAAATAATAACCAAAGCTTCTCATGTGGCCTTGGATATTGATTTGAATGAAGAAATCACCAAAAAAGTTATAGCAATTGCCAAAGAAAAAAACAAACCCATCTATGGTTTGCCGGGAAATTTATCAGTAATTCTTAATAATAAAGACTTGTTAAGAGAGATGGAGTGTTTTGTGTGTAATGACATTGAAGCTGCGAAGATTTTTGCTGTGGAAATTGAGCTGGGCGATGTTGCTAAAATAACAGCAGAATTAACTAAATTTGCAAAGTGCCATAATATTAAGGCGATGGTGGTCACAATGGGTGAAAAAGGTGCAGTATATTTTTGCCGAGGCATGGAGCAGGCGCAATATCATAGCGTGCAACCGGTGGAAATGGTTGATTCAACTGGCGCCGGTGATGCCTTTTTTTCTGGTACTATCAGTGCGTTGGTGCAAGGTAAGTCCATTGATGTAGCAGTGGAGTATGGTTCGAAGGTTGCAGCGCATACAATTCAATCATTAGAAAGTACTTGTTGCGGTTTTATTAAAGGTTAAGGTTATTACTGTGAATTTTCAAAATGAAGTGGAGGAATAAGGATGTTATTTGTTTGTTATCCTAAATGTGGTACTTGTAAAAAAGCGGAGCAGTATTTAAAAGAAAATAACCTTAGTGTGGAGAAACGTGATATAAAACAAGACAATCCAAGAGTGGAAGAGTTAACAACTTGGCATAAAACCAGCAAGTTACCACTGAAAAGATTTTTTAATACCAGCGGACTACAATATAAAAATTTGCAATTAAAAGATAAATTGCCACAGCTGACGGAGCAAGAGCAATTGGAATTATTGGCAAGTGACGGAATGTTAGTAAAACGCCCACTCTTGATTGGGCCGGATTTTGTATTGGTGGGCTTTAAAGAAGAAGAGTGGAGCAATATCATCAAGTAATTACAAAAAATTACCACAAGAGGAAAACGTTAATTATTAATTCTTACAAAAGAATTTGAAATATGTTATAATTAATAAGTTAAAGTGTTTTAAATTGATGTTTATAATAAATTTCAAAAATTATGTATGAGGTGAGAATGTGGATTTTGGTTTAGGGAAGGTTTTGCCTATACAAATTGAGCAAGAAATGAAGAACTCATATATCGATTACGCGATGAGCGTTATTGTAATGAGAGCTTTACCTGATGTTCGAGACGGCTTAAAACCTGTTCATCGTCGTATCTTGTATGCGATGCATGAAGCGGGAATGTCGCCTAATAAGGCCTATAAAAAATCGGCACGTATCGTCGGGGAAGTACTGGGTAAATATCATCCACATGGTGATAGATCAGTTTATGATGCTACCGTAAGGATGGCACAAAATTTCTCTATTCGATACTTATTGGTAGATGGTCATGGCAACTTTGGTTCAATTGACGGTGATTCAGCAGCAGCAATGCGTTATACCGAAGTGCGGATGTCCAGAGTAGCAGAGTCGATGTTGGAAGACATCGAAAAAAACACTGTTGAATTTGCACCAAACTATGATGAATCGTTAAAAGAGCCGAGGGTATTGCCGGCAAAATTACCGAATTTATTAATTAACGGTTCCTCCGGGATTGCGGTTGGGATGGCAACTAATATTCCACCACACAATTTAACGGAAGTTATTGATGGATTATTGATGATGATTGATAATCCGGAAGTTGAAATAAAAGATTTGATGTTGGCGATAAAAGGACCGGATTTCCCAACCGGTGGCTTGATTTTAGGAACTGAAGGCATTAATAGTGCTTATACTACCGGCCGTGGGGTCGTGAAAATGAGAGCACAAGCACGCCTGGAAAAAATGCAAAACGGCAAAAATCGGATTGTTGTGACAGAAATACCATATCAAGTTAATAAAGCCCGCTTAGTAGAAAAAATAGCTGAATTAGTGCGTGACAAGGTGATTGACGGTATTACTGATTTACGGGACGAAAGTGACCGTAAAGGGATGAGTATCGTTATTGAATTGCGTCGTGATGTTAATGGTGAGGTTATTTTAAATCAGCTTTACAAGCATACGCAAATGCAAGAAAGCTTTGGGATTATTATGTTAGCATTGGTGGATGGTCATCCGAGAGTGCTTAATTTAAAAGAAGTATTGTATTACTATTTAGAACATCAAAAAGATGTTATTACTAGACGGACACAATATGAATTAGATAAAGCTAAAGCTAGAGCACATATATTAGAAGGTTTAAAAATTGCTTTAGATCATTTAGATGCGGTAATTGCGACTATTAGACAATCGGCGAATGTTGAAAACGCTAGAAATTCATTGATTGATAATTTTAATTTATCAGAAAAACAAGCTCAAGCAATTTTGGATTTACGCTTACAACGGTTAACAGCGTTAGAACGCGATAAAATTGAGCAAGAATATAAAGATATTTTAGAAACAATAGAATGGTTGGAAGCGGTATTGGCTGATGAAACTAAAGTATTAGCGATTATTAAAGATGAGTTGATTGAGATAAAAAGACGCTTTGGTGATGCTAGACGTACTGTCATTACTAGAGATTTATCTAAATTGGCGATGGAAGATTTAATTGCCGAAGAAGATGTGGTAATTACCTTAACACAAGGCAATTATATCAAGCGTTTACCGGCAGATACTTTCCGTAGTCAAAAACGTGGCGGACGCGGTATTACCGGTATGGCGACCAAAGAAGAAGATGCAGTGGAAGATTTATTCTTAACAACTACGCATCATAATATTATGTTCTTCACTAATCGTGGTCGTGTTTATCGCTTAAAAGGCTATGAAATTCCGGCTTCAGGACGAACTGCTAAAGGGGTAGCAATTGTTAATTTATTGCCACTGGAAGCAAATGAAAATATTACGGCGGTTATTCCGCTTAAAGAATTTGCGAGCAATCGTTATTTATTTATGACAACTCGCAAAG is a window from the Negativicutes bacterium genome containing:
- a CDS encoding prepilin-type N-terminal cleavage/methylation domain-containing protein; translation: MSKSIWGQQGFSLTELIVGMGLLTLMLAGTFLTISTTNTVNANTMNITQNVQAARDIMANIYPEFENASNIKTKANFAITCNLSDETPDTITYTKKTPTTAIASSISVDAQKKNIVITSGSTTKTIPVNGLQSLTIARDNIDRRIKITLIVNNGLRNTNYKLEENVVSLDPKISWTNTIP
- a CDS encoding sugar kinase translates to MLNVTMFGTVFMDIKGFAEQNYDPVGRNLGHVKFIHGGVGRNVAENLGILGVPTTFVSTVDDNANGQEIENRLLENEVKTDYLKKVPADGMGMWMALLAKHGELVGSISKMPNLQFFADIVNNQGEEIITKASHVALDIDLNEEITKKVIAIAKEKNKPIYGLPGNLSVILNNKDLLREMECFVCNDIEAAKIFAVEIELGDVAKITAELTKFAKCHNIKAMVVTMGEKGAVYFCRGMEQAQYHSVQPVEMVDSTGAGDAFFSGTISALVQGKSIDVAVEYGSKVAAHTIQSLESTCCGFIKG
- a CDS encoding arsenate reductase family protein, yielding MLFVCYPKCGTCKKAEQYLKENNLSVEKRDIKQDNPRVEELTTWHKTSKLPLKRFFNTSGLQYKNLQLKDKLPQLTEQEQLELLASDGMLVKRPLLIGPDFVLVGFKEEEWSNIIK
- the gyrA gene encoding DNA gyrase subunit A; this translates as MDFGLGKVLPIQIEQEMKNSYIDYAMSVIVMRALPDVRDGLKPVHRRILYAMHEAGMSPNKAYKKSARIVGEVLGKYHPHGDRSVYDATVRMAQNFSIRYLLVDGHGNFGSIDGDSAAAMRYTEVRMSRVAESMLEDIEKNTVEFAPNYDESLKEPRVLPAKLPNLLINGSSGIAVGMATNIPPHNLTEVIDGLLMMIDNPEVEIKDLMLAIKGPDFPTGGLILGTEGINSAYTTGRGVVKMRAQARLEKMQNGKNRIVVTEIPYQVNKARLVEKIAELVRDKVIDGITDLRDESDRKGMSIVIELRRDVNGEVILNQLYKHTQMQESFGIIMLALVDGHPRVLNLKEVLYYYLEHQKDVITRRTQYELDKAKARAHILEGLKIALDHLDAVIATIRQSANVENARNSLIDNFNLSEKQAQAILDLRLQRLTALERDKIEQEYKDILETIEWLEAVLADETKVLAIIKDELIEIKRRFGDARRTVITRDLSKLAMEDLIAEEDVVITLTQGNYIKRLPADTFRSQKRGGRGITGMATKEEDAVEDLFLTTTHHNIMFFTNRGRVYRLKGYEIPASGRTAKGVAIVNLLPLEANENITAVIPLKEFASNRYLFMTTRKGIVKKTELMDYDTARKGGLIAISLDDDDELIAVKRTNGEKNIIIGTRGGMAITFAETDVRPMGRSAHGVKGISLNKGDEVVGMDTLKRDSEVLTVTEEGFGKRTPVTEYRNQKRGGKGIINIKVTNKTGKVVGLKVVKPGQELILISAEGVVIRMNVDDISVISRNTQGVTLMKTGAADKVVSLELVKKKTVEE